The Brassica napus cultivar Da-Ae chromosome C1, Da-Ae, whole genome shotgun sequence DNA segment GTATCCGCTTTAAGAGTCATACAAACCATTCCTGCTGAAGCCCCAGACCATTGTATCATGACGGTTAAGTTGTGGCCTCATTTCCAGAATCTGGTTGGCATCTTCCCCTACAAACAGATGCCGTACCCGTTGAACATCCCACGTTCCATGCCTCTCATCAATAAGGTCTGAGACTTTAAGCGTAAGGTCTACTTCATCTGTTCTATATCTAGGAGGTCTAGGTATAGGCATAAGGATCCAGTTATCATACCAAACATGCGTATCCTTACCATTCCCAATTCTTTTAAGCAGCCTTTGTGATAGTAGCTCACGACTATGCATAATGCTCCTCCAAGCATATGATGGTCTATATCCAACAGAACACTCAAGGAAGTTTCCTTGCTTAAAGTATCTGCTTTTCATGACTCTCGCCAGAAGGGATTGTGGGTTAGACCAGATTCTCCATGTCTGCTTGCATAACAAGGCTTGATTAAACCAAGCAATATCCTTAAAACCCATGCCACCGAGTTCCTTAGGTTTGCATAGCTTCTTCCAAGCTACCCAtgcaattttctttttctctgcATCACCTCCCCACCAAAATTCAGTCATAATGCTCGTTAGTTTAGCGCAGAGATCTTTAGGTAACCGGAAACAGCTCATTGCAAAAACTGGCAGAGCCATCCCCACAGATTTTAGAATAATCTCTTTTCCTCCTTGAGACAATATTTTCGAACCCCCTCCTCTGAGTCTCTTCTGAACTTTATCGTGTATAAAATTTAGAAGCTTACTCTTAGATACACTGAAGCATTCAGGTAGTCCCAGGTAGAAACCCTCACCTCCCTCCGCATCAATACTCAACACCTCTTTCATTTGATTACGGAACATAGCTGGAACTTTGGAGCCAAAGATTATCGAAGACTTGGAGGTGTTTATCACTTGGCCTGACGCATCACCATATAGTTTCAGCCTCCTTACTAACTCTGCTCCTTCCTCCACTGTTGCTTTACATAACAGCAAACTATCATCGGCGAACAGCAGATGGTGCACTGCAGGACCCTCTCTTGATAAACGGATGCCATTCAACTTTCCCAAGGACTCAGCTTGATTCAGAGTACTCACCAAAGCCTCCGCACATAATATGAAGAGAAATGGAGATAGTGGATCTCCTTGACGGAGCCCTCTCTCCGGTTTGATAAACCCATGTTCACTACCATTTAAGAGCACCGAATATGTGACAGAGCTAATACAGGCGCTGATCCATGTTACCCACTTCCTATCAAAGCCCATCCTCTCTAGTAGACACTCCACAAAACACCACTCTACGCGATCATATGCCTTAGACATATCTGTCTTAATGGCCATGAAGTTTGAGTCGATGCCATCCTTCGTCCTTAAAGCATGTACCATCTCATGTGCCACCAAGATATTGTCAGTAATAAGGCGACCACTAACGAAAGCACCCTGCGTGTCTGAGACAATCTCTGGTAGAATTCTTTTCAGCCTATTGCAAAGAATTTTTGAGATGATCTTGTAATGTACTGAGCAGAGACTGATAGGCCTCCGCTCTGTCATCCTTGATGGATTAGTGACTTTAGGCAGAAGGCAAATATGCGTATGATTCCAACCAGCGGGTAAGATCGCCGTCTGAAAGAAACCCTGTACCTCACGGACTGTAGTTGCCCCCACCGTAGATCAGAACCGCTTATAAAAAGTGCCCGTTAATCCATCAGCCCCCGGAGCACTATCCTCTTTGATAGAAAAGGCCGCAGTCTTAACTTCCTCAGAAAGTACTGGAGCCGTCAGCATCGTGTTCATTGCGGGAGACACTCTACTTTGAAACCCTTCAAACAGACTTTCCAATTCCCAAGGATTTGAACTTGTAAAAATATCACGAAAGTACTCCACTGCAATGTTACCCTTCGATCCTTCAGAGAAGTGTTCTCTACCCTGGGAATCCTTAAGCAAAAGGATGTTATTCCGGTTCTTGCGACCTTTGGCACAGAGGTGGAAGTACTTGGTGTTCCTGTCACCAAGTTTAAGCCATCTCACCCTACTACGTTGCCGCCAAAAGGATTCCTCATCACGGTACGCTTTACACAAATCTCGTCTTAGCATTTTCAACCGCTGCCAGCAAGGTGTTGTCTTTGATATTTCTTTCTCCAGCGCCTCCTTGATTCTTTTAATTCTACTCATCGCACTTACAGTCGTAACTCTCTTCCATTTGGCGAGCACTCTCCTACACCTGTTGATTGGCTCCAACAAAGGTGTCTCGTTTTCTGATGCGTCAACCCCCCAACCAAGCTTGACTATCTCCTCCACGCCTTTCTGCTTTGCTAACCTCTTATCAAAAACGAAGCGGCCTCTCCCCATTTCTCTTTTCTCCAATGCAAATTTGATCAGGATGGGTCTATGATCAGAGACTAGCATCTCCAAATACTCCATGTGAGCTCTGGGTAACAGTCGGAACCATTCATCATTCCCAAAACTGCAATCTAAACGGCATTGCACCCAAACATTATCTCTCTTACAAGACCATGACAGACAGTTCTCAGAGCTTTTGATTTCCTTAATCTTGCAGTTGTCCACCAGATTCCGAAAATCCCAGAAAGTTGAGTCATGTCTATCCGGACCACCAACCTTCTCTGCCGCAGTGAGCAATTCGTTAAAATCACCCACCAAAACCCACGGCTCATTCCGTACCATCCCAACGGTAGAGAGCCTGTCCCAAACAGCCTTCCTACGAGCTCTAACTGGATCACCATATATGCAGGAGAGGAAAAATACCAAAGAACCCATCCTCACCTTCAAGTCAATAATCCTCTTATCAGCCTCTAAAACTTCCACCTCAAAACTACTCTTCCAAAAAACTGCCAAGCCACCACTCAGACCCACCGGCTCAACAGTAAGTAACTCATCGTAACCAAATCCTTTCTGTAACCCAACCATGTACTCACGTTTTTGTTTTGTCtccatcaaaaataaaaaatccgtGAAATGATCTCTCCTCATTTCACGGAGACGGTGAACTGTCTCGTCGCTTCCAGCtcctcgacagttccaactcaTGATGCTCATTGGGGGAGCAGCGGCTTCAAATCGGAAGCCACCGTAGGTTGAAGGGGTTTTGGAGATTTTGAAGAATGTTCTCCAACATTCACAGGAGCCTTTCGCTTAGCCTGATTCCCACCAAGAGTCGCAGTAGATTCTTCTCCATCACCCACTGGACTGTCTCTCTTGCCCGTATGGTCTAAATCCTGAGCCTGACCTGAAGGGCGCTGACTGCATATGCGTTTCCAGCGTTGAGGTCTACGACGACTTTTCTTAACAGCCTCATTAGCCCCGGTAGATAGGTTACCTGTAGAGGTTCCCACTCTAAAGACCGTTGGACCgagggaagaagaagacgaagaaactTCCAGGTTGTCAGAGGGGAAGCTTGTCCGATCCTTTACAGATTTCAAGTCAGCCTCAGAGAAGGCTGAACGCTCTCTAGTCACTGCAACTCGTTTACCCGGACGATCATGttcttgaaagttgaaaacaTGGCCCTTCCCTTTATTAATGTCATGAGATATGCGCGGTGCACTACCCAGATTGTCTTCAAACCCTGGTTGCAAAGATTGTTGCACTCTAGTGATTCTGGCCTGTCTCTCCGTTGGATCACTATGTGAAATGTACTGCAAGGCCATGTCTCTTTCTttctgaggcatctcatggaaTAGCGGAGCAAACCCAGGAGGCACTACTGGATGTTCGATCAGTAAAGGCATCTGCTTCGAGCTTCCACCAATAGCATCAGATTTCTCCATAACACGTGAATCTTTAACAGCGTCTTTATTGGCTGGAAGCGGTCCCCTGTTTTTGAGGAAAGGACAGCTTGGACGTTCATGGGTTAAGCGCTGACAATGAAAGCAACGCTTCCTCAACTTCTCATATTCATATTCGATGATCACTCTTCCCCCCCTTGGTAGATTTAAAGGTTTAATAGCGATTGCTGGATTGGCTATATCCAGTCGAACTTGGGCCCGAATGTACGCTTCTTTTTGGGACGCTTTAGGGTCATAAGCGATCTCAATCACTCTTCCCACTTTGGTTCAGCAATAATTATTAAAAGGTtcgaaaattacaaaaaatacacAAATGTAAATGCTATAAAGTTGCAATGGTCGATTTCTAAATGTTACAAAAATTGATCATCAAATGCTATATTAGTTATTATAGATTACAATGGTTAACTTAAACAGTtgcatatttatttaaatgattttcaacagtatttattttaaatttgtttttttttctaaacttattttgtttgaattcaccataatatgataaaaaaatatatcaacatTTTGATTTCAGAATATTCGAAAATTATTATCCTATAATGAGATTATACAAATTGGAATAAATTGAGCTGAAAAGACACTAGTAAAGTTCATTCATTAATATTATATGGTTAAGAATGatgttataataaatatacatatat contains these protein-coding regions:
- the LOC125580031 gene encoding uncharacterized protein LOC125580031, with amino-acid sequence MPVGRVIEIAYDPKASQKEAYIRAQVRLDIANPAIAIKPLNLPRGGRVIIEYEYEKLRKRCFHCQRLTHERPSCPFLKNRGPLPANKDAVKDSRVMEKSDAIGGSSKQMPLLIEHPVVPPGFAPLFHEMPQKERDMALQYISHSDPTERQARITRVQQSLQPGFEDNLGSAPRISHDINKGKGHVFNFQEHDRPGKRVAVTRERSAFSEADLKSVKDRTSFPSDNLEVSSSSSSLGPTVFRVGTSTGNLSTGANEAVKKSRRRPQRWKRICSQRPSGQAQDLDHTGKRDSPVGDGEESTATLGGNQAKRKAPVNVGEHSSKSPKPLQPTVASDLKPLLPQ
- the LOC125580030 gene encoding uncharacterized protein LOC125580030, coding for MTERRPISLCSVHYKIISKILCNRLKRILPEIVSDTQGAFVSGRLITDNILVAHEMVHALRTKDGIDSNFMAIKTDMSKAYDRVEWCFVECLLERMGFDRKWVTWISACISSVTYSVLLNGSEHGFIKPERGLRQGDPLSPFLFILCAEALVSTLNQAESLGKLNGIRLSREGPAVHHLLFADDSLLLCKATVEEGAELVRRLKLYGDASGQVINTSKSSIIFGSKVPAMFRNQMKEVLSIDAEGGEGFYLGLPECFSVSKSKLLNFIHDKVQKRLRGGGSKILSQGGKEIILKSVGMALPVFAMSCFRLPKDLCAKLTSIMTEFWWGGDAEKKKIAWVAWKKLCKPKELGGMGFKDIAWFNQALLCKQTWRIWSNPQSLLARVMKSRYFKQGNFLECSVGYRPSYAWRSIMHSRELLSQRLLKRIGNGKDTHVWYDNWILMPIPRPPRYRTDEVDLTLKVSDLIDERHGTWDVQRVRHLFVGEDANQILEMRPQLNRHDTMVWGFSRNAAPSLPPIEKRLWPNLWKVKTMPKIRHFLWRALAGALAVAERLRSRGIPVETTCKLCHAQPETICHVLFHCPVAKEVWRLSEFPMPAADFSTNSVFLNFHHLLETWAEEIWRKSQLEFEAWNAANVGDKEDIDENVESLSTLRHKNVVFESSSYLAGEAVLNPDNFPMFHGLIDVIREKLSRLQLWSIAYVHSGANQCAEAIARSVTRDQRYASYVGKDGPSWLLPMIHADAVRADNGY
- the LOC106393490 gene encoding uncharacterized protein LOC106393490, which produces MVGLQKGFGYDELLTVEPVGLSGGLAVFWKSSFEVEVLEADKRIIDLKVRMGSLVFFLSCIYGDPVRARRKAVWDRLSTVGMVRNEPWVLVGDFNELLTAAEKVGGPDRHDSTFWDFRNLVDNCKIKEIKSSENCLSWSCKRDNVWVQCRLDCSFGNDEWFRLLPRAHMEYLEMLVSDHRPILIKFALEKREMGRGRFVFDKRLAKQKGVEEIVKLGWGVDASENETPLLEPINRCRRVLAKWKRVTTVSAMSRIKRIKEALEKEISKTTPCWQRLKMLRRDLCKAYRDEESFWRQRSRVRWLKLGDRNTKYFHLCAKGRKNRNNILLLKDSQGREHFSEGSKGNIAVEYFRDIFTSSNPWELESLFEGFQSRVSPAMNTMLTAPVLSEEVKTAAFSIKEDSAPGADGLTGTFYKRF